From a region of the Janthinobacterium sp. 61 genome:
- the pepA gene encoding flocculation-associated PEP-CTERM protein PepA, with product MKPLSSFLRFALSAAAISAALISAPALAGPLFTVNEGSVPGTAANQVVADRISFEYHARVEQTIVGGLGGGNDPFTQTGFLTKAAFGSPTGGSVPSQLNALNGYGIYGLFTITGQSDTLAGGIHANFQTLTMTLYIDPNQDTSLSVSNVAGSPVNVGGASGDDYAIVTYTLDLGEAHIFAGLAQGDFKALLNATLTPQGQLFFVNPNPFFPLESLSGNTNSFIGGSLTNSFIAMADGGGLELFQAAVPEPGTIALLGIGLFGLGMTARRQQGGQRQA from the coding sequence ATGAAACCACTGTCCTCATTCCTGCGTTTCGCTCTCTCCGCGGCCGCCATCAGCGCCGCGCTGATCAGCGCTCCCGCACTCGCCGGTCCTTTGTTTACCGTCAACGAAGGCTCCGTCCCCGGTACCGCAGCCAATCAGGTTGTGGCCGACCGCATCAGCTTTGAATATCACGCGCGCGTCGAACAAACCATCGTTGGCGGTTTGGGTGGTGGCAACGACCCCTTCACTCAAACAGGCTTTCTGACCAAGGCCGCTTTCGGCAGCCCCACTGGCGGCAGCGTACCATCGCAATTGAATGCCCTCAATGGCTATGGCATATATGGCTTGTTTACCATTACCGGCCAGTCGGATACGCTGGCTGGCGGGATCCACGCCAACTTTCAAACCCTGACCATGACGCTATACATCGACCCCAACCAGGACACGTCATTGTCAGTCAGTAACGTAGCAGGCTCGCCAGTGAATGTGGGCGGCGCCTCCGGGGATGACTATGCGATCGTGACTTACACGCTCGATCTGGGCGAAGCCCACATTTTCGCCGGCCTGGCCCAAGGCGACTTCAAGGCCTTGCTGAACGCCACGCTGACGCCGCAAGGACAGTTGTTTTTCGTCAATCCCAACCCGTTTTTCCCGCTGGAGTCCCTCAGCGGGAATACGAACAGCTTCATCGGTGGCAGCCTGACCAACAGTTTCATCGCGATGGCCGACGGCGGCGGCCTGGAATTATTTCAGGCAGCCGTACCTGAGCCAGGCACCATTGCCCTGCTCGGCATCGGCCTGTTTGGCCTGGGCATGACTGCGCGCCGCCAGCAAGGCGGGCAGCGCCAGGCTTGA
- a CDS encoding nitroreductase family protein, which translates to MAQALLIDPVLENLLDQARWAPSGDNTQPWRFEVVAQRHVVVHGFDTRSHCVYDLDGHPSQLSLGALLESMALAASSHGMRMEARRRGGLPDTLPTFDVRFVDSPGMLPDPLAAFLPQRSVQRRRLSTRPLRASEKAALLASLPLGYTVQWFEGWRVRLACARLMFDNAKLRLTMPEAHKVHRDVIEWGARFSNDRIPEQALGVDPMTAKLMRWVMHSWRRVDFFNTWLAGTVAPRLQMDLLPGLYCAAHFALLAEAPPRHIDDYVAAGRAMQRFWLAATQLGLQLQPELTPLIFSRYVRERRAFSRTDGMLELAQELALQCQAVLGAVVVERAVFLGRIGAGPAAQARSLRRPLQDLLVAPVDAGTPA; encoded by the coding sequence ATGGCACAAGCATTGCTGATCGATCCCGTGCTGGAAAACCTCCTCGACCAGGCGCGCTGGGCACCCAGCGGCGACAACACGCAGCCGTGGCGCTTTGAAGTCGTGGCGCAGCGCCATGTCGTCGTGCATGGCTTCGATACGCGCAGCCATTGTGTCTACGACCTCGACGGCCATCCCAGCCAGCTATCGCTGGGCGCCTTGCTCGAAAGCATGGCACTGGCGGCCAGCAGCCATGGCATGCGCATGGAAGCGCGCCGACGCGGCGGCTTGCCCGACACCCTGCCTACGTTTGACGTGCGCTTTGTCGACAGCCCCGGCATGTTGCCCGACCCGCTGGCAGCCTTCCTGCCGCAGCGCAGCGTGCAGCGGCGACGGCTCAGCACACGCCCCCTGCGCGCCAGCGAAAAGGCCGCGCTGCTTGCCAGCTTGCCGCTTGGCTACACTGTGCAGTGGTTCGAAGGCTGGCGCGTGCGTCTGGCCTGTGCGCGCCTGATGTTCGACAATGCGAAGCTGCGCCTGACCATGCCCGAAGCGCATAAGGTACACCGCGACGTGATCGAATGGGGCGCGCGCTTCAGCAACGACCGCATCCCGGAGCAGGCGCTGGGCGTCGACCCGATGACGGCAAAGCTGATGCGCTGGGTCATGCACAGCTGGCGCCGCGTGGATTTTTTCAATACCTGGCTGGCGGGCACCGTCGCGCCCCGGCTGCAGATGGATTTGTTGCCTGGTCTGTACTGCGCTGCGCATTTCGCGCTGCTGGCCGAGGCGCCGCCGCGCCATATCGACGATTACGTGGCGGCGGGCCGCGCCATGCAGCGCTTCTGGCTGGCGGCCACGCAGCTGGGCCTGCAATTGCAGCCGGAACTGACACCGCTGATCTTCTCCCGTTATGTGCGCGAACGGCGGGCCTTTTCGCGCACCGACGGCATGCTGGAGCTGGCGCAGGAACTGGCGCTGCAATGCCAGGCCGTGCTGGGTGCGGTGGTGGTCGAGCGGGCCGTGTTCCTTGGCCGCATCGGCGCCGGTCCGGCGGCCCAGGCGCGTTCCTTGCGCCGGCCGCTGCAAGACTTGCTGGTGGCGCCGGTCGACGCGGGGACGCCTGCGTGA
- a CDS encoding ThiF family adenylyltransferase, with protein MTDGFSYHAAFARNLGWVTQAEQDSLRGRRVAIAGMGGVGGVHLLTLARLGIGAFHIADFDTFDIANFNRQAGAMMSTLGQPKVAVLAQMAMDINPELEIKQFPDGIHDSNLAEFFAGVDLYVDGLDFFAFPARQATFASCARLGIPAITAAPLGMGTAVLSFMPRGMTFEEYFGWGDLPEEEKALRFLVGLAPAGLHGPYLIDPSAINLKERRGPSTIMGCQLCAGAAATEALKILLKRGKVMAAPHGMHFDAYRNKLVRTWRPGGYRHPLQRLTMAIIKRRRAAQGA; from the coding sequence ATGACAGACGGTTTTTCCTATCACGCGGCATTTGCCCGCAACCTGGGCTGGGTCACGCAGGCTGAGCAGGACAGTTTGCGTGGCAGGCGCGTGGCCATTGCCGGCATGGGCGGCGTGGGCGGGGTGCACTTGCTGACCCTGGCGCGGCTGGGCATCGGCGCTTTTCACATCGCCGATTTCGACACCTTCGATATCGCCAACTTCAATCGCCAGGCCGGCGCCATGATGTCCACCCTGGGCCAGCCCAAGGTGGCGGTGCTGGCGCAGATGGCGATGGACATCAATCCCGAACTGGAGATCAAGCAATTTCCTGACGGCATACACGACAGCAATCTGGCCGAGTTTTTTGCCGGTGTCGATCTGTATGTGGATGGCCTGGATTTCTTTGCCTTTCCCGCGCGCCAGGCCACCTTCGCCAGTTGCGCGCGCCTGGGCATCCCTGCCATCACGGCCGCGCCGCTGGGCATGGGCACGGCCGTGCTCAGCTTCATGCCGCGCGGCATGACGTTCGAAGAGTATTTTGGCTGGGGCGACTTGCCCGAGGAAGAAAAAGCCCTGCGCTTTCTCGTCGGGCTGGCGCCGGCCGGCTTGCACGGCCCTTACCTGATCGACCCGTCGGCCATTAACCTGAAGGAGCGGCGCGGACCGTCGACCATCATGGGCTGCCAGTTGTGCGCGGGCGCGGCCGCCACCGAGGCGCTGAAAATTTTACTGAAACGCGGCAAGGTAATGGCGGCGCCGCATGGCATGCATTTCGACGCCTACCGCAACAAGCTCGTGCGTACCTGGCGTCCCGGCGGCTACCGTCATCCGCTGCAACGGCTGACGATGGCCATCATCAAGCGCCGCCGCGCGGCGCAGGGGGCATAA